From the Diospyros lotus cultivar Yz01 chromosome 13, ASM1463336v1, whole genome shotgun sequence genome, one window contains:
- the LOC127787957 gene encoding uncharacterized protein LOC127787957, which translates to MGGKCPHRKVKKRRYSHKTSRRAKFLVKGDDAVYEDLQKTDEQRKPLPVDEDLPGMGQYYCLHCDRYFASVAVRDEHFKTKRHKKRLKLMMGSAPHTQLDADLAAGMGMPDNGPKLMSM; encoded by the exons ATGGGGGGAAAGTGTCCGCACAGGAAGGTGAAGAAGAGAAGGTACTCTCACAAGACCTCTCGCCGCGCCAAGTTTCTCGTCAAAG GTGACGATGCTGTGTATGAGGATCTTCAGAAGACAGACGAGCAGAGGAAGCCCTTGCCCGTTGATGAAGATCTTCCCGGAATGGGTCAATACTACTGCCTGCACTGCGA TCGATACTTCGCTAGTGTGGCCGTGAGGGATGAACATTTCAAGACGAAAAGACATAAGAAACG ATTGAAACTAATGATGGGCTCGGCACCTCATACACAACTTGATGCTGATCTAGCCGCTGGGATGGGTATGCCGGATAATGGTCCAAAGCTAATGTCTATGTGA